Proteins from a genomic interval of Colletotrichum higginsianum IMI 349063 chromosome 6, whole genome shotgun sequence:
- a CDS encoding Ribosomal protein L44: MVNIPKTRMTYCKGKECRKHTQHKVTQYKAGKASLFAQGKRRYDRKQSGYGGQTKPVFHKKAKTTKKVVLRLECVKCKTKLQLALKRCKHFELGGDKKTKGAALVF, translated from the exons ATGG TGAACATTCCCAAGACGCGTATGACCTACTGCAAGGGCAAGGAGTGCCGCAAGCACACCCAGCACAAGGTCACCCAGTacaaggccggcaag GCCTCGCTGTTCGCGCAGGGAAAGAGACGTTACGACCGAAAGCAGTCCGGTTACGGTGGTCAGAC CAAGCCTGTCTTCCACAAGAAGGCTAAGACCACCAAGAAGGTTGTCCTGCGGTTGGAGTGCGTCAAGTGCAAGACCAAGCTTCAGCTCGCCCTGAAGCGCTGCAAGCACTTCGAGTTGGG TGGTgacaagaagaccaagggTGCTGCCCTCGTTTTCTAA